The nucleotide window aggcagcctgcaggcactgccaactctcttctgcccccagccctctcagCAAGGAAAGGGACCTCTGGTCGGATTAGCAGGAggtaggggaagagggagcatAAAGAAAGGACATTACTTCTTAACCTACCCCAGGCCCATGCGTCCTTCAGGGAGAGTCACCCCATCCCTCTTAAGAAGGGCTCTCTTCTACACAAACATATTCCCACCCAgatcccagccccacttcccaatAGCACCCAGTCCTTGGACTGATATccccaaggaaggaagagatgctGTGGGCCTAGGCTGCAGGACCTCGGCTGGGGTGAACAAGATGGGGTCTCCCTGGCTGGAGACCCCAGGCTcagtagagaaacacacacacacacagaaacacacacatgcatgggtacacacaacatgaacacacatgtcctaatattaaataaaataccctttgcttataacttaaaaaatcaatacacaactaatccttgcacagggctctgggtggagaaagaaaggcagggaaacGGGAGGTCGGGGGGGAATCTTAAGGCCtctacctggagcctgggaaagcccactagctccaggctcctgcggcctgtcagaccctgcccccatcagcttttttccttttgcctggctCAGCCTCTTCTGGCTTCACCCCTCCCCACGTTCCCCACTCCAGGATCACCATCAGGACGTATTTCTGGCATCTAAAGAAGGGAACAGGGACAGCTTCCTGGACATCACCTCAGAAGGCAGGCCCCTTCCAGTGACAGGACAACTTCCTCATATGGAAGGGGAGCCCCACAAgagatgagatggggaggagCCTCCTAACACACTCTACAGGAGGGGCAAGGCTTGTAGGCAGCACGAAAGGGGAGGGTCGAGCTAAAGAAAGAGTGGGGCTTAGCTTCTCTGCAAGCAGATGGCCAGGCAGGGACAGAGTCCTCCACTCTGAGCAGGAACCGCTGGAGGTCCCTCTGCTGGGACACCCCCACCTACCCTCACCCAACCGAGGtcaccctcttccttccatccctcaggGGAGGGCAAATGCCAGGCACCAAGGGTGAGGAACTACATCAGTTCTGGAGCAAGGGCTCTTGGCTGCCTTGAAGGCCTGCCTGGGGTGACAGATGAGAGTGGACTACtgaactttacttttataaagaccaagagttaaggactgaatcagagctagagagggaagggcttacttccactccctgaccaaatccctttctctcattttagagGAAGACTTCCTTGCTCAACCTCCACgtctggctccctcctccaccccacagttCTGGCTGGAAGCTGTCGCCCATTCtggccctcttcccttcttccctcgtgGCTCCATCACACTGGGTCTGGAAGGCTTAATAAGGAGGCACATCAGAGACATTATTTCTGCGGTGACAACCCTCCCAGCCAGATAGAAACTCCTCCCTTAGggggacccccagcctctgctaccCCATCTCAGCTCTCCCTCCGGAAACCCCGGGGTAAAGCACTCTAGGGGGGATGACAGGGACCCGGGCCGCAGCGCGGCTCCAGAGGCCCTTTTATGTCCGGGTTCCCAGGCGCTAACGACGTGTCCAGACAGCTACCCCCAGCGCCCGGGGCGGCCCCACTCCTCTCTGCTCCGGGGACGCGCCGTATCCTCCACCCTATCCCCTCGGCCCTCCAGCCGCCGTTGGGGTAgtccaccccaaccccccagcccaggggcgtGAAGTGAAAGAGCGAGGAAGGGGAGAACTGATGGGCACGCGCAGCTCCTCCCCGCCCAGTCAAACGCGTCCGTCCTGTCCAGCCCCAGAGACTAAGAGACCCCTAAGCGACCCGGCTCCCTGACCCCCGcaccactttccctccctctccataaaTAACCACCTTCTCTTACTCAAGCCACCCCCCCCAAGGGCATCAGGCCAGAGGGCTCTCTGCTGATGGCCCCAGGGGAGACCAACGGGGAGGCGGGACGGGGAGGCGGGACGAGGAGCTCAGCTGCAGGGAGCCGCGCTGCCCTCGGCCTCGCGCTTGCCTTTGCCCCCGGGGGGCTCCGCTCCGCCGGCCTTGCCCtctcccgccgccgccccggcagCCTCCTCTTTGGCGCCCTCGTGGGTTTTCATGTGTTTGGCCAGGTGGTCGCTGCGCATGAAGACTCGGCTGCAGACTGCGCAGGGGAACTTCTTGGTGCCGGTGTGGGTCTGGAGGCGGCGCTGCAGCTCGTCGGAGCGCGTGAAGCGCTTGCCGCAGAAGAGCCAGTTGCACACGAAGGGGCGGTCGCCGCTGTGCCAGCGCAAGTGTGCCTTCAGGTGCGATGTCTTGGCGTAGGCTTTCCCACAGCCCGGGATGTGGCAATTGTGCAAATGCTTCTTCTTGCCCCCATCGGGCCCGCACGGAGCCCCCAGTCGCTCCGCCTCCAGGCAGTTGGGGCAGCGGCACACGGTCTGGCCTGAGCTGCGGGGCGCTGACCGCCGGGAGCCTTTGGGCCGGGCCGCCCCATCCAGACTGGTATCCAGCCCCTGGGATTCCGGGGCGGCTGCTTCCAAGGCCTTCGCCCCGTCGGGAGGCCCGAGGAGGTGCTGCCCTCCggcggctgggaggaggtggtgcgGGTGCGGCTGTGGGTGGGGCGGCTGGGCACAAAGCTGGTGGTCTCCGACGTAGCCCCCCAAGCCAGCCTGAAGCGCCCCGGGGTGGCCAGGTGAGGTCAGCGCGCCCTGAGTGTGGGGGAGGTCCATCCAGCTGGTACCCGGATGAAGGTCCCACCACGAGCCCTCCTCGGTGCCTGGGCGTGTCGGCCGGAACCACGATTCGTAATGGTGTGACACGTCCGGCTGCAGGAGCTTGGAAGAGGGTCCCGGGGCCAAGGGACTGTCGCTTTCCAGGTCCTCGCAGGTTACCCGAGAGGAGTAACAGTGGGCatggcactcagtgaatgtttttgaatgaattcattaatttttaaactgtgattgattgattgattgattgatttccacaATGTATTTTCCTGTGTTGCCTACATAACTATAGTGAAACTCTGATTCTTATAAG belongs to Eubalaena glacialis isolate mEubGla1 chromosome 19, mEubGla1.1.hap2.+ XY, whole genome shotgun sequence and includes:
- the LOC133080800 gene encoding transcription factor Sp6-like encodes the protein MDLPHTQGALTSPGHPGALQAGLGGYVGDHQLCAQPPHPQPHPHHLLPAAGGQHLLGPPDGAKALEAAAPESQGLDTSLDGAARPKGSRRSAPRSSGQTVCRCPNCLEAERLGAPCGPDGGKKKHLHNCHIPGCGKAYAKTSHLKAHLRWHSGDRPFVCNWLFCGKRFTRSDELQRRLQTHTGTKKFPCAVCSRVFMRSDHLAKHMKTHEGAKEEAAGAAAGEGKAGGAEPPGGKGKREAEGSAAPCS